From the Microtus ochrogaster isolate Prairie Vole_2 unplaced genomic scaffold, MicOch1.0 UNK16, whole genome shotgun sequence genome, one window contains:
- the LOC101994449 gene encoding filaggrin-2, which translates to MTDLLRSVVTVIDIFYKYTKQDGECGTLSKDELKELLEKEFRPILKNPDDPDKVDVIMHMLDRDHDRRLDFTEFLLMVFKLAMACNKVLGKEYCKASGSKKPRHGHQNQKEESETEEEEEIPRRKSGFRHSSWSEGEEHGHSSSSSWGSAKPRRRSNSRRLERHSELSSSEEPRRKHHGSSSGQSWSSNKERHGSSSEELEEKRNKSHGRSSREAGEEYESGSRLNSQGRKGHSGLSHGLEKSKHESNSTQSRKGGEQKLGPSSASSENSKTQSHACGHSNSSGCCRPQSASSSCQASPSGRQGSQSCSTQSRCQSGTSGGQGYGCVSGGQSSRCCQAEPRSCSQSSSQRGYGCGHAAHCGRQQSTSSHHSSCCGSGATQHSGYGQHGGSSCGHSSSSQQKGCCSNEHSKCGHHGSGSGQPSCCEQHGTNSRQSSGFKQHGHGSGQSCCGQHGTASGQSSGCGQHGQHASGSGQLSGCDGQGSGSGQSSSTWKHGSGPSQSSGYGRQESGSGQSYSSGQHEQTPVHPESSEGEEHSVVSRRHSESSQSHGGHQHGESGSAVHGSQRSPQRQSRDSSRQSQYGHEETSHSGATKGAGGPPVHSESSKGEEHTVVSRRYSGSTKGHGGLQHGVSGSTIHRSPRGSQSQSRDSSRQPQSGHAEASESRFGRSPRESPVHSDSSEHEEHSVASRRYSGSTKGHVGLQSHRDPKSQHGELGYSRTATHSTHWQSRDGLSKQSSNTHIQSDTRHYRSHSTGNQYSSSQHWRHGSYGREDYDYGQSGYGPSEGSRTSSRNSSPLRSSYRTTHTQVSRYGQSFSLSHPVGSKANEGMGELVLKYRESDTDHEQPVDHYNLTGSSKGGTLVSSLGHSGVTSEHLNDCDFKYRYSLKEKQETTQNQPVDQSVFGHSRYILFQDNSESSSIGNQSGFSTNKSQVYNHGQSNDSYQLSSDSRNRNQRSSLNSTLQSLSCMGTEECNYLPCATTSGEGRQGQEPGSDSSGTIRIYSQIVDDKETRDSESIGYHEKGEVNSASAYIDSNTPLYTYVQEQKYHYFY; encoded by the exons ATGACAGACCTCTTAAGAAGTGTTGTCACCGTCATTGATATATTCTACAAATACACCAAGCAAGATGGAGAATGTGGCACACTGAGCAAGGATGAgctaaaggaacttctggagaaaGAGTTTCGCCCAATTCTGAAG AATCCAGATGATCCAGATAAAGTAGATGTCATCATGCATATGCTGGATCGAGATCATGACCGAAGACTGGACTTCACTGAGTTTCTTCTGATGGTGTTCAAATTGGCTATGGCCTGCAACAAGGTTCTTGGAAAAGAATACTGTAAAGCTTCAGGGTCAAAGAAGCCTAGGCATGGTCATcaaaatcaaaaggaagaaagtgaaacagaagaggaagaagagatacCAAGACGGAAATCAGGTTTCAGACATTCAAGTTGGAGTGAGGGAGAGGAGCATGGACATAGTTCTAGCAGCTCATGGGGATCTGCAAAACCTCGACGTAGGTCCAACTCTAGGAGGTTGGAAAGGCACAGTGAATTATCCAGCTCAGAGGAACCCAGGAGAAAACACCATGGGTCTAGCTCTGGTCAATCTTGGAGCAGTAACAAAGAGAGACATGGTTCCAGCTCTGAAGagctagaagaaaaaagaaacaagtcacaTGGTAGGTCCTCTAGAGAAGCTGGGGAAGAATATGAATCTGGATCTAGGTTAAACAGTCAGGGAAGGAAAGGTCATAGTGGATTGTCACATGGACTGGAGAAGAGCAAACATGAATCAAATTCTACTCAGTCAAGAAAGGGTGGAGAACAAAAGCTTGGGCCTAGCTCTGCAAGttcagaaaacagcaaaacacaaAGTCATGCATGTGGTCACAGCAATTCTAGTGGATGTTGCAGACCACAAAGTGCTTCAAGTTCTTGTCAGGCAAGTCCATCTGGGAGGCAAGGAAGTCAGTCTTGCTCTACCCAGTCAAGATGTCAATCAGGAACTAGCGGAGGACAAGGCTATGGATGTGTCTCTGGAGGTCAGTCGTCTAGATGTTGTCAAGCTGAACCTAGATCCTGCAGCCAGTCTTCTAGTCAGAGAGGGTACGGATGTGGTCATGCAGCACACTGTGGAAGACAGCAGAGCACGAGCTCACATCATTCATCATGCTGTGGATCTGGAGCAACCCAACATTCTGGTTATGGTCAGCACGGAGGCAGTTCCTGTGGACACTCTTCAAGCTCTCAACAGAAGGGGTGTTGTTCAAATGAACATTCCAAATGTGGTCATCATGGGTCTGGTTCAGGGCAGCCATCCTGCTGTGAACAACATGGAACAAATTCAAGACAGTCCTCTGGCTTTAAACAACATGGGCATGGATCAGGACAGTCTTGCTGTGGCCAGCATGGTACGGCATCAGGTCAATCCTCAGGTTGTGGTCAACATGGGCAGCATGCTTCTGGTTCAGGTCAGTTGTCTGGCTGTGATGGACAGGGATCTGGATCTGGTCAGTCATCTAGCACTTGGAAACATGGATCTGGTCCAAGTCAGTCATCTGGTTATGGGAGACAAGAGTCTGGTTCAGGTCAGTCGTACAGCTCTGGGCAGCATGA ACAGACACCTGTTCACCCAGAGTCCAGTGAAGGTGAGGAACACTCAGTAGTTTCTAGGAGACACTCAGAATCTTCTCAGAGTCATGGTGGACACCAGCATGGAGAATCAGGGTCAGCAgttcatggaagccagagaagtCCTCAAAGGCAATCTAGGGACAGCAGTAGACAGTCTCAGTATGGGCATGAGGAGACTTCTCATTCAGGAGCTACGAAAGGTGCAGGAGGGCCACCTGTTCACTCTGAGTCCAGTAAAGGTGAGGAGCACACAGTAGTTTCTAGGAGATACTCAGGATCCACTAAGGGTCATGGTGGACTTCAGCATGGAGTTTCTGGGTCCACAATTCACAGAAGCCCGAGGGGTTCTCAAAGTCAATCTAGGGACAGTAGTAGACAGCCTCAGTCTGGCCATGCTGAAGCCTCAGAATCAAGGTTTGGGAGAAGTCCTAGGGAGTCACCTGTTCACAGTGATTCCAGTGAACATGAGGAACACTCAGTAGCATCAAGGAGATACTCAGGATCCACTAAGGGCCATGTTGGGCTTCAGTCCCATAGAGACCCTAAATCACAACATGGAGAGTTGGGTTATAGTCGTACTGCAACACATAGTACTCACTGGCAGTCAAGGGACGGTCTAAGCAAACAATCAAGCAATACACATATCCAGTCTGATACAAGGCATTATAGGTCACATAGTACTGGCAACCAATATAGTTCTAGTCAACATTGGAGACATGGCAGCTATGGCCGTGAAGACTATGACTATGGACAATCAGGATATGGACCTTCTGAAGGCAGCAGAACTAGCAGTCGCAATTCTAGTCCTTTGAGGTCATCATatagaactacacacacacaagtgtcaAGATATGGacagtctttctctctttctcaccctGTAGGATCCAAAGCAAATGAAGGAATGGGAGAGCTGGTGTTAAAATATAGAGAATCAGATACAGATCATGAGCAGCCAGTTGATCACTATAATCTGACTGGATCTAGTAAAGGTGGAACTCTAGTCTCTAGTCTTGGCCATTCTGGAGTAACATCTGAGCATTTGAATGACTGTGATTTTAAGTACAGGTACagtctgaaagaaaaacaagaaactacTCAAAACCAGCCAGTTGACCAATCTGTTTTTGGCCATAGTCGATATATATTATTTCAGGACAATTCGGAATCCAGTTCAATTGGAAATCAATCTGGATTCAGCACTAATAAAAGTCAAGTATATAACCATGGCCAGTCAAATGATAGCTACCAGCTGTCAAGTGACagtagaaatagaaatcaaagatCTTCTCTCAACAGCACTCTTCAGAGCCTATCCTGTATGGGAACTGAAGAGTGTAACTATTTACCGTGTGCAACCACATCGGGTGAGGGGAGACAAGGACAGGAGCCAGGATCTGATTCATCAGGGACTATCAGAATATATAGTCAAATTGTAGATGACAAGGAGACAAGAGACTCTGAATCCATAGGTTACCATGAAAAGGGGGAAGTGAATTCAGCTTCTGCCTACATAGATAGCAACACTCCACTATACACATATGTCCAAGAACAAAAATACCACTATTTTTATTGA